The proteins below come from a single Takifugu flavidus isolate HTHZ2018 chromosome 6, ASM371156v2, whole genome shotgun sequence genomic window:
- the ears2 gene encoding probable glutamate--tRNA ligase, mitochondrial isoform X3 — MLFPRRCSQCLISVTNRHAVVQRSCSTIQGEVRVRFAPSPTGFLHLGGLRTALYNYIFAKKYGGSFVLRLEDTDQSRLVPGAAESIEDMLEWAGVPPDESPRRGGLFGPYLQSRRLDLYTQAAQQLVESGNAYYCFCSSQRLELLKKEALRSGQTPRYDNRCRHLQLIQVRNKLDQGLPHVIRFRLETGVEPFQDMIFGWNHHDVAQVEGDPVVIKADGYPTYHLANIVDDHYMKISHVLRGSEWLISTSKHLLMYRALGWEPPTFGHLPLLMNKDGSKLSKRQGDIFIQSFQRDGVLPEALLDITTNCGSGFSTHRMGRRINELISEFSPSKITTHSALLDLEKLPEFNRIHLQHRIENEEQCRSLIRDLQGQIKQTFTTDIQDDGVIQEHYIKRVLQLRKGHISSLKELLTPVYSYLWVRPSFSSQQVAALTSEAQHIGSLVLKLVSERGEELALDQLSKDLKTLAKQTKITKHRELMKLLRLALSGLQYHFTLPLLISGSLTSSKDRV; from the exons ATGCTGTTTCCTCGGAGATGTTCTCAGTGTCTGATCTCTGTCACAAACAGACACGCTGTTGTTCAAAGATCCTGCTCCACGATTCAGGGGGAGGTGAGGGTCAGGTTTGCACCCAGTCCGACAG GTTTCTTACATCTTGGAGGCCTCCGAACTGCTCTCTACAACTACATCTTTGCTAAGAAGTATGGAGGCTCATTCGTGCTGCGACTGGAGGACACAGATCAGAGCAGGCTGGTGCCTGGTGCTGCAGAGTCTATTGAGGACATGCTGGAGTGGGCAG GTGTGCCTCCAGACGAAAGTCCTCGTCGAGGCGGTTTATTTGGTCCTTATCTGCAGTCTCGGAGGTTAGACCTCTACACGCAGGCAGCCCAGCAGCTTGTTGAAAGTGGAAATGCATACTactgtttctgcagctctcaGAGACTCGAGCTGCTTAAAAAAGAGGCCTTGAGGAGTGGCCAGACACCGAG GTATGATAATAGGTGCCGTCACCTCCAGCTCATACAGGTCCGAAACAAACTGGATCAGGGACTCCCACACGTGATCAGGTTTCGTCTGGAAACGGGTGTTGAACCATTCCAGGACATGATCTTTGGTTGGAATCATCACGATGTGGCTCAG GTGGAAGGTGACCCAGTGGTGATAAAAGCTGATGGATATCCCACCTATCACTTGGCTAACATAGTAGATGATCATTATATGAAGATTAGTCATGTGCTACGGGGGTCAGAGTGGCTCATCTCCACCTCCAAACACCTCCTGATGTACCGTGCTCTTGGATGGGAGCCTCCCACCTTTGGACATCTCCCGCTTCTGATGAACAAAGATGGCAGCAAACTTTCCAAACGACAGGGGGACATTTTCATCCAAAGCTTCCAGCGAGACGGAGTCCTTCCAGAGGCCCTGCTGGACATTACAACCAACTGTGGGTCTGGATTCAGCA CCCACCGAATGGGGCGGAGGATAAATGAACTTATCTCTGAGTTTAGTCCGTCAAAGATCACAACACATTCTGCTCTGTTAGATCTGGAGAAGCTGCCTGAATTTAACAG AATTCACCTGCAGCACCGTATTGAAAATGAGGAGCAGTGCCGGTCGCTGATCAGAGATTTGCAGGGACAGATCAAGCAGACTTTTACAACAGACATCCAGGACGACGGAGTAATACAGGAGCATTACATCAAACGGGTGCTGCAGCTGCGTAAG GGTCACATATCCTCCCTCAAGGAGCTTCTAACTCCAGTTTACTCGTACCTGTGGGTGCGTCCTTCCTTTtccagccagcaggtggcagcactcACATCAGAGGCCCAACACATTGGTTCATTAGTGTTAAA ATTAGTAtctgagaggggggaggagctggCCTTGGATCAGCTCAGTAAAGATTTGAAGACTTTGGCGAAGCAGACTAAAATCACCAAGCACAGGGAACTGATGAAGCTGTTACGCCTGGCTCTCAGCGGTCTGCAG TATCACTTCACCCTTCCTCTACTGATCAGTGGTTCTCTGACCAGCAGCAAGGACCGAGTGTAG
- the ears2 gene encoding probable glutamate--tRNA ligase, mitochondrial isoform X1, producing the protein MLFPRRCSQCLISVTNRHAVVQRSCSTIQGEVRVRFAPSPTGFLHLGGLRTALYNYIFAKKYGGSFVLRLEDTDQSRLVPGAAESIEDMLEWAGVPPDESPRRGGLFGPYLQSRRLDLYTQAAQQLVESGNAYYCFCSSQRLELLKKEALRSGQTPRYDNRCRHLQLIQVRNKLDQGLPHVIRFRLETGVEPFQDMIFGWNHHDVAQVEGDPVVIKADGYPTYHLANIVDDHYMKISHVLRGSEWLISTSKHLLMYRALGWEPPTFGHLPLLMNKDGSKLSKRQGDIFIQSFQRDGVLPEALLDITTNCGSGFSTHRMGRRINELISEFSPSKITTHSALLDLEKLPEFNRIHLQHRIENEEQCRSLIRDLQGQIKQTFTTDIQDDGVIQEHYIKRVLQLRKGHISSLKELLTPVYSYLWVRPSFSSQQVAALTSEAQHIGSLVLKLVSERGEELALDQLSKDLKTLAKQTKITKHRELMKLLRLALSGLQQQGPSVAEMMVCLGPAEIYHRFQNLLRVCESS; encoded by the exons ATGCTGTTTCCTCGGAGATGTTCTCAGTGTCTGATCTCTGTCACAAACAGACACGCTGTTGTTCAAAGATCCTGCTCCACGATTCAGGGGGAGGTGAGGGTCAGGTTTGCACCCAGTCCGACAG GTTTCTTACATCTTGGAGGCCTCCGAACTGCTCTCTACAACTACATCTTTGCTAAGAAGTATGGAGGCTCATTCGTGCTGCGACTGGAGGACACAGATCAGAGCAGGCTGGTGCCTGGTGCTGCAGAGTCTATTGAGGACATGCTGGAGTGGGCAG GTGTGCCTCCAGACGAAAGTCCTCGTCGAGGCGGTTTATTTGGTCCTTATCTGCAGTCTCGGAGGTTAGACCTCTACACGCAGGCAGCCCAGCAGCTTGTTGAAAGTGGAAATGCATACTactgtttctgcagctctcaGAGACTCGAGCTGCTTAAAAAAGAGGCCTTGAGGAGTGGCCAGACACCGAG GTATGATAATAGGTGCCGTCACCTCCAGCTCATACAGGTCCGAAACAAACTGGATCAGGGACTCCCACACGTGATCAGGTTTCGTCTGGAAACGGGTGTTGAACCATTCCAGGACATGATCTTTGGTTGGAATCATCACGATGTGGCTCAG GTGGAAGGTGACCCAGTGGTGATAAAAGCTGATGGATATCCCACCTATCACTTGGCTAACATAGTAGATGATCATTATATGAAGATTAGTCATGTGCTACGGGGGTCAGAGTGGCTCATCTCCACCTCCAAACACCTCCTGATGTACCGTGCTCTTGGATGGGAGCCTCCCACCTTTGGACATCTCCCGCTTCTGATGAACAAAGATGGCAGCAAACTTTCCAAACGACAGGGGGACATTTTCATCCAAAGCTTCCAGCGAGACGGAGTCCTTCCAGAGGCCCTGCTGGACATTACAACCAACTGTGGGTCTGGATTCAGCA CCCACCGAATGGGGCGGAGGATAAATGAACTTATCTCTGAGTTTAGTCCGTCAAAGATCACAACACATTCTGCTCTGTTAGATCTGGAGAAGCTGCCTGAATTTAACAG AATTCACCTGCAGCACCGTATTGAAAATGAGGAGCAGTGCCGGTCGCTGATCAGAGATTTGCAGGGACAGATCAAGCAGACTTTTACAACAGACATCCAGGACGACGGAGTAATACAGGAGCATTACATCAAACGGGTGCTGCAGCTGCGTAAG GGTCACATATCCTCCCTCAAGGAGCTTCTAACTCCAGTTTACTCGTACCTGTGGGTGCGTCCTTCCTTTtccagccagcaggtggcagcactcACATCAGAGGCCCAACACATTGGTTCATTAGTGTTAAA ATTAGTAtctgagaggggggaggagctggCCTTGGATCAGCTCAGTAAAGATTTGAAGACTTTGGCGAAGCAGACTAAAATCACCAAGCACAGGGAACTGATGAAGCTGTTACGCCTGGCTCTCAGCGGTCTGCAG CAGCAAGGACCGAGTGTAGCTGAGATGATGGTGTGTTTGGGCCCTGCGGAGATCTACCATCGCTTCCAGAATCTTCTGCGGGTGTGCGAGTCCAGTTAG
- the ears2 gene encoding probable glutamate--tRNA ligase, mitochondrial isoform X2 yields the protein MLFPRRCSQCLISVTNRHAVVQRSCSTIQGEVRVRFAPSPTGFLHLGGLRTALYNYIFAKKYGGSFVLRLEDTDQSRLVPGAAESIEDMLEWAGVPPDESPRRGGLFGPYLQSRRLDLYTQAAQQLVESGNAYYCFCSSQRLELLKKEALRSGQTPRYDNRCRHLQLIQVRNKLDQGLPHVIRFRLETGVEPFQDMIFGWNHHDVAQVEGDPVVIKADGYPTYHLANIVDDHYMKISHVLRGSEWLISTSKHLLMYRALGWEPPTFGHLPLLMNKDGSKLSKRQGDIFIQSFQRDGVLPEALLDITTNCGSGFSTHRMGRRINELISEFSPSKITTHSALLDLEKLPEFNRIHLQHRIENEEQCRSLIRDLQGQIKQTFTTDIQDDGVIQEHYIKRVLQLRKGHISSLKELLTPVYSYLWVRPSFSSQQVAALTSEAQHIGSLVLKLVSERGEELALDQLSKDLKTLAKQTKITKHRELMKLLRLALSGLQQGPSVAEMMVCLGPAEIYHRFQNLLRVCESS from the exons ATGCTGTTTCCTCGGAGATGTTCTCAGTGTCTGATCTCTGTCACAAACAGACACGCTGTTGTTCAAAGATCCTGCTCCACGATTCAGGGGGAGGTGAGGGTCAGGTTTGCACCCAGTCCGACAG GTTTCTTACATCTTGGAGGCCTCCGAACTGCTCTCTACAACTACATCTTTGCTAAGAAGTATGGAGGCTCATTCGTGCTGCGACTGGAGGACACAGATCAGAGCAGGCTGGTGCCTGGTGCTGCAGAGTCTATTGAGGACATGCTGGAGTGGGCAG GTGTGCCTCCAGACGAAAGTCCTCGTCGAGGCGGTTTATTTGGTCCTTATCTGCAGTCTCGGAGGTTAGACCTCTACACGCAGGCAGCCCAGCAGCTTGTTGAAAGTGGAAATGCATACTactgtttctgcagctctcaGAGACTCGAGCTGCTTAAAAAAGAGGCCTTGAGGAGTGGCCAGACACCGAG GTATGATAATAGGTGCCGTCACCTCCAGCTCATACAGGTCCGAAACAAACTGGATCAGGGACTCCCACACGTGATCAGGTTTCGTCTGGAAACGGGTGTTGAACCATTCCAGGACATGATCTTTGGTTGGAATCATCACGATGTGGCTCAG GTGGAAGGTGACCCAGTGGTGATAAAAGCTGATGGATATCCCACCTATCACTTGGCTAACATAGTAGATGATCATTATATGAAGATTAGTCATGTGCTACGGGGGTCAGAGTGGCTCATCTCCACCTCCAAACACCTCCTGATGTACCGTGCTCTTGGATGGGAGCCTCCCACCTTTGGACATCTCCCGCTTCTGATGAACAAAGATGGCAGCAAACTTTCCAAACGACAGGGGGACATTTTCATCCAAAGCTTCCAGCGAGACGGAGTCCTTCCAGAGGCCCTGCTGGACATTACAACCAACTGTGGGTCTGGATTCAGCA CCCACCGAATGGGGCGGAGGATAAATGAACTTATCTCTGAGTTTAGTCCGTCAAAGATCACAACACATTCTGCTCTGTTAGATCTGGAGAAGCTGCCTGAATTTAACAG AATTCACCTGCAGCACCGTATTGAAAATGAGGAGCAGTGCCGGTCGCTGATCAGAGATTTGCAGGGACAGATCAAGCAGACTTTTACAACAGACATCCAGGACGACGGAGTAATACAGGAGCATTACATCAAACGGGTGCTGCAGCTGCGTAAG GGTCACATATCCTCCCTCAAGGAGCTTCTAACTCCAGTTTACTCGTACCTGTGGGTGCGTCCTTCCTTTtccagccagcaggtggcagcactcACATCAGAGGCCCAACACATTGGTTCATTAGTGTTAAA ATTAGTAtctgagaggggggaggagctggCCTTGGATCAGCTCAGTAAAGATTTGAAGACTTTGGCGAAGCAGACTAAAATCACCAAGCACAGGGAACTGATGAAGCTGTTACGCCTGGCTCTCAGCGGTCTGCAG CAAGGACCGAGTGTAGCTGAGATGATGGTGTGTTTGGGCCCTGCGGAGATCTACCATCGCTTCCAGAATCTTCTGCGGGTGTGCGAGTCCAGTTAG
- the ears2 gene encoding probable glutamate--tRNA ligase, mitochondrial isoform X4: protein MLEWAGVPPDESPRRGGLFGPYLQSRRLDLYTQAAQQLVESGNAYYCFCSSQRLELLKKEALRSGQTPRYDNRCRHLQLIQVRNKLDQGLPHVIRFRLETGVEPFQDMIFGWNHHDVAQVEGDPVVIKADGYPTYHLANIVDDHYMKISHVLRGSEWLISTSKHLLMYRALGWEPPTFGHLPLLMNKDGSKLSKRQGDIFIQSFQRDGVLPEALLDITTNCGSGFSTHRMGRRINELISEFSPSKITTHSALLDLEKLPEFNRIHLQHRIENEEQCRSLIRDLQGQIKQTFTTDIQDDGVIQEHYIKRVLQLRKGHISSLKELLTPVYSYLWVRPSFSSQQVAALTSEAQHIGSLVLKLVSERGEELALDQLSKDLKTLAKQTKITKHRELMKLLRLALSGLQQQGPSVAEMMVCLGPAEIYHRFQNLLRVCESS, encoded by the exons ATGCTGGAGTGGGCAG GTGTGCCTCCAGACGAAAGTCCTCGTCGAGGCGGTTTATTTGGTCCTTATCTGCAGTCTCGGAGGTTAGACCTCTACACGCAGGCAGCCCAGCAGCTTGTTGAAAGTGGAAATGCATACTactgtttctgcagctctcaGAGACTCGAGCTGCTTAAAAAAGAGGCCTTGAGGAGTGGCCAGACACCGAG GTATGATAATAGGTGCCGTCACCTCCAGCTCATACAGGTCCGAAACAAACTGGATCAGGGACTCCCACACGTGATCAGGTTTCGTCTGGAAACGGGTGTTGAACCATTCCAGGACATGATCTTTGGTTGGAATCATCACGATGTGGCTCAG GTGGAAGGTGACCCAGTGGTGATAAAAGCTGATGGATATCCCACCTATCACTTGGCTAACATAGTAGATGATCATTATATGAAGATTAGTCATGTGCTACGGGGGTCAGAGTGGCTCATCTCCACCTCCAAACACCTCCTGATGTACCGTGCTCTTGGATGGGAGCCTCCCACCTTTGGACATCTCCCGCTTCTGATGAACAAAGATGGCAGCAAACTTTCCAAACGACAGGGGGACATTTTCATCCAAAGCTTCCAGCGAGACGGAGTCCTTCCAGAGGCCCTGCTGGACATTACAACCAACTGTGGGTCTGGATTCAGCA CCCACCGAATGGGGCGGAGGATAAATGAACTTATCTCTGAGTTTAGTCCGTCAAAGATCACAACACATTCTGCTCTGTTAGATCTGGAGAAGCTGCCTGAATTTAACAG AATTCACCTGCAGCACCGTATTGAAAATGAGGAGCAGTGCCGGTCGCTGATCAGAGATTTGCAGGGACAGATCAAGCAGACTTTTACAACAGACATCCAGGACGACGGAGTAATACAGGAGCATTACATCAAACGGGTGCTGCAGCTGCGTAAG GGTCACATATCCTCCCTCAAGGAGCTTCTAACTCCAGTTTACTCGTACCTGTGGGTGCGTCCTTCCTTTtccagccagcaggtggcagcactcACATCAGAGGCCCAACACATTGGTTCATTAGTGTTAAA ATTAGTAtctgagaggggggaggagctggCCTTGGATCAGCTCAGTAAAGATTTGAAGACTTTGGCGAAGCAGACTAAAATCACCAAGCACAGGGAACTGATGAAGCTGTTACGCCTGGCTCTCAGCGGTCTGCAG CAGCAAGGACCGAGTGTAGCTGAGATGATGGTGTGTTTGGGCCCTGCGGAGATCTACCATCGCTTCCAGAATCTTCTGCGGGTGTGCGAGTCCAGTTAG
- the LOC130526835 gene encoding ADP-ribosylation factor-binding protein GGA3-like isoform X1 — protein sequence MAAADGQQTLESLLCQITDPANQEDRWDCIQSFYQLVNQETDGPQAAIHLLSHKIQSPQEKEALQALTLLEACMNNCGKRFHGEVAKFRFLNELIKVLSPKYFGAWTSQTVKDRVTEVLYGWTLWLKDEPKIKEAYSMLKRQGIVEKDPKLPDTIIMAPPPQRTTQSVFDQEDKATLLARLLKSNRPEDLETANRLIKSTLKEEQEKAEKASKRESTLKEVESNTKALRGLLDQHKISGTLLDLSDDVKTVYERCDRMRPTLFRLASDTMDDDLALNQILEANDELTLVVNAFKEQVGRNAGRERSGSEEETEAKTNAPTSTREIKSYRLIDFSGLDSPETLRKADSPTPVFPPLMENDLDFNELDFENGLTRPSEGTPKSYYEELIQLNADFQVKSSEQNGGLVLRSRGCGEHCPTSNGTSDRSLPQNHQFTGFEAPSMLQKDLGQVSGSPRRSEHKPCPSGELKNIFVPLESIKSSHLEPVTLLDRGGIRVSLHFTVCPRSHPDVAVLVVSTVNTSALPVKDYLFQAAVPKTMSVKLQPASGTQLTAYNPLLPPPAISQVLLLANPQERSVRLRYRLTLTHGDQQLNETGEIESLPDWMALVGH from the exons ATGGCGGCTGCGGACGGCCAGCAGACTCTGGAGTCGTTGCTCT gccaAATTACGGACCCAGCCAATCAAGAGGACAGATGGGACTGCATCCAGAGCTTCTACCAGCTTGTGAACCAAGAGACTGATGG TCCTCAGGCTGCTATACATCTGCTTTCCCATAAAATCCAATCACCACAGGAGAAGGAGGCTCTGCAGGCGCTTACT CTTCTGGAAGCATGTATGAACAACTGCGGGAAGAGGTTCCACGGAGAGGTGGCCAAGTTTCGATTTCTCAACGAGCTTATTAAAGTATTATCACCCAAG TACTTTGGCGCGTGGACATCACAGACAGTTAAAGACAGGGTGACGGAGGTCCTCTAcggctggactctgtggcttaAAGATGAACCCAAGATAAAGGAGGCCTACAGCATGCTCAAGAGACAAG GCATTGTGGAGAAAGACCCCAAACTGCCTGACACAATAATCATGGCACCTCCGCCACAACGAACCACACAGTCTGTCTTTGACCAGGAAGACAAGgccacg cTTTTAGCCAGGTTATTAAAAAGCAACCGTCCTGAAGACCTGGAAACAGCCAACAGACTCATAAAGAGCACCCTTAAGGAG GAACAGGAGAAAGCTGAGAAAGCTTCAAAGCGTGAGTCAACCttgaaggaggtggagagcaACACCAAAGCACTCAGAGGGTTATTGGACCAGCATAAAATCAGTGGAACCTTGTTAGATTTGAGTGATGATGTGAAG ACTGTGTATGAGCGCTGTGATCGGATGAGGCCCACCCTGTTCCGCCTCGCCAGCGACACCATGGACGACGACTTGGCTCTCAACCAGATCCTGGAGGCCAACGACGAGCTGACGCTTGTCGTAAATGCCTTCAAAGAACAGGTGGGGAGAAACgctggaagagaaagaagtgGGAGTGAGGAAGAAACGGAGGCTAAAACCAATG CTCCGACGAGCACCAGAGAGATTAAAAGCTACCGCCTCATCGACTTCTCAGGACTGGACTCGCCGGAGACGCTCAGAAAAGCTGACTCGCCAACACCCGTCTTTCCTCCTCTAATGGAAAATGACCTGGATTTTAACGAATTAG ACTTTGAAAACGGGCTCACGAGGCCGTCCGAAGGAACGCCGAAATCATATTACGAGGAATTAATACAG CTCAACGCCGACTTCCAGGTGAAGAGTTCTGAACAGAATGGAGGGTTGGTGCTGAGGTCCCGTGGATGTGGAGAGCACTGTCCAACCTCAAACGGCACTAGCGATCG GTCTCTCCCTCAGAATCACCAGTTTACAGGCTTTGAAGCTCCGTCTATGCTGCAGAAAGATCTTGGGCAGGTCTCAGGATCCCCGCGGAGGTCAGAGCACAAACCGTGTCCTTCAGGTGAACTGAAGAACATCTTTGTCCCTTTGGAGTCCATCAAATCCA GTCACCTCGAGCCCGTCACTCTGCTCGATCGCGGCGGGATTCGCGTCTCGCTCCACTTCACAGTCTGTCCGCGGAGTCATCCAGATGTTGCCGTGCTGGTCGTGTCCACGGTGAACACATCCGCCCTCCCTGTTAAAGACTACCTGTTCCAAGCTGCTGTTCCAAAG ACCATGTCTGTCAAACTCCAGCCTGCTTCAGGGACACAGTTAACCGCTTACaaccctctgctgcctcctccggCCATCTCTCAGGTTCTCCTGCTGGCTAACCCACAGGAG cgAAGCGTGCGCCTCCGCTACAGGTTGACTCTGACGCACGGAGACCAGCAGCTGAACGAAACCGGAGAGATCGAAAGCCTCCCAGACTGGATGGCTCTGGTTGGCCACTGA
- the LOC130526835 gene encoding ADP-ribosylation factor-binding protein GGA3-like isoform X2, whose protein sequence is MNNCGKRFHGEVAKFRFLNELIKVLSPKYFGAWTSQTVKDRVTEVLYGWTLWLKDEPKIKEAYSMLKRQGIVEKDPKLPDTIIMAPPPQRTTQSVFDQEDKATLLARLLKSNRPEDLETANRLIKSTLKEEQEKAEKASKRESTLKEVESNTKALRGLLDQHKISGTLLDLSDDVKTVYERCDRMRPTLFRLASDTMDDDLALNQILEANDELTLVVNAFKEQVGRNAGRERSGSEEETEAKTNAPTSTREIKSYRLIDFSGLDSPETLRKADSPTPVFPPLMENDLDFNELDFENGLTRPSEGTPKSYYEELIQLNADFQVKSSEQNGGLVLRSRGCGEHCPTSNGTSDRSLPQNHQFTGFEAPSMLQKDLGQVSGSPRRSEHKPCPSGELKNIFVPLESIKSSHLEPVTLLDRGGIRVSLHFTVCPRSHPDVAVLVVSTVNTSALPVKDYLFQAAVPKTMSVKLQPASGTQLTAYNPLLPPPAISQVLLLANPQERSVRLRYRLTLTHGDQQLNETGEIESLPDWMALVGH, encoded by the exons ATGAACAACTGCGGGAAGAGGTTCCACGGAGAGGTGGCCAAGTTTCGATTTCTCAACGAGCTTATTAAAGTATTATCACCCAAG TACTTTGGCGCGTGGACATCACAGACAGTTAAAGACAGGGTGACGGAGGTCCTCTAcggctggactctgtggcttaAAGATGAACCCAAGATAAAGGAGGCCTACAGCATGCTCAAGAGACAAG GCATTGTGGAGAAAGACCCCAAACTGCCTGACACAATAATCATGGCACCTCCGCCACAACGAACCACACAGTCTGTCTTTGACCAGGAAGACAAGgccacg cTTTTAGCCAGGTTATTAAAAAGCAACCGTCCTGAAGACCTGGAAACAGCCAACAGACTCATAAAGAGCACCCTTAAGGAG GAACAGGAGAAAGCTGAGAAAGCTTCAAAGCGTGAGTCAACCttgaaggaggtggagagcaACACCAAAGCACTCAGAGGGTTATTGGACCAGCATAAAATCAGTGGAACCTTGTTAGATTTGAGTGATGATGTGAAG ACTGTGTATGAGCGCTGTGATCGGATGAGGCCCACCCTGTTCCGCCTCGCCAGCGACACCATGGACGACGACTTGGCTCTCAACCAGATCCTGGAGGCCAACGACGAGCTGACGCTTGTCGTAAATGCCTTCAAAGAACAGGTGGGGAGAAACgctggaagagaaagaagtgGGAGTGAGGAAGAAACGGAGGCTAAAACCAATG CTCCGACGAGCACCAGAGAGATTAAAAGCTACCGCCTCATCGACTTCTCAGGACTGGACTCGCCGGAGACGCTCAGAAAAGCTGACTCGCCAACACCCGTCTTTCCTCCTCTAATGGAAAATGACCTGGATTTTAACGAATTAG ACTTTGAAAACGGGCTCACGAGGCCGTCCGAAGGAACGCCGAAATCATATTACGAGGAATTAATACAG CTCAACGCCGACTTCCAGGTGAAGAGTTCTGAACAGAATGGAGGGTTGGTGCTGAGGTCCCGTGGATGTGGAGAGCACTGTCCAACCTCAAACGGCACTAGCGATCG GTCTCTCCCTCAGAATCACCAGTTTACAGGCTTTGAAGCTCCGTCTATGCTGCAGAAAGATCTTGGGCAGGTCTCAGGATCCCCGCGGAGGTCAGAGCACAAACCGTGTCCTTCAGGTGAACTGAAGAACATCTTTGTCCCTTTGGAGTCCATCAAATCCA GTCACCTCGAGCCCGTCACTCTGCTCGATCGCGGCGGGATTCGCGTCTCGCTCCACTTCACAGTCTGTCCGCGGAGTCATCCAGATGTTGCCGTGCTGGTCGTGTCCACGGTGAACACATCCGCCCTCCCTGTTAAAGACTACCTGTTCCAAGCTGCTGTTCCAAAG ACCATGTCTGTCAAACTCCAGCCTGCTTCAGGGACACAGTTAACCGCTTACaaccctctgctgcctcctccggCCATCTCTCAGGTTCTCCTGCTGGCTAACCCACAGGAG cgAAGCGTGCGCCTCCGCTACAGGTTGACTCTGACGCACGGAGACCAGCAGCTGAACGAAACCGGAGAGATCGAAAGCCTCCCAGACTGGATGGCTCTGGTTGGCCACTGA